A segment of the Fusarium oxysporum f. sp. lycopersici 4287 chromosome 4, whole genome shotgun sequence genome:
AGTAGGATGTTGGAGGCCAAGGCGGACTTGTCTAGCAGACCCAGCTTCGATCTGGACCGGTTATCATCTGATGTTAGTCGATCTAGTGATGGCGAGGTAGTCTCGGCTCTggcaaagaagctcaaggagattTTCGAGTTTGATACATACGAGCAAGTCATTGAGGGTTTGtcaaagcttgatcttgatcttttgtCTAAGTATGCTAATCGGCCATAGAATACCCCTGCTGGCTGCTACAAAGtgtccttcttcaaggaTACATGTACATCACTTCCAAGCATATCTGCTTTTACGCATACCTCCCCAAGAAGGCGGCATGTGATAGACTCCCCGACTGCGAGATAGTTACTAACATAAGCTCAGAACGAGGCCGTCAAGTCAGGGTATCTATCGAAGAGCGGCAAACGCAACCCAAGCTACACAAGGTTTTGGTTCCGGCTAAAGGGCGATGTTCTGGCATATTACAAGACTGCGACAGACGTTTACTTTCCCCACGGACAGATTGATCTGCGATATGGCATCTCGGCAAACATTGTGGACAAGGATAAGGAAGGTCTACATTTCACAGTTGAGACACATCATCGAACGTACAAGTTCAAGGCCGACAGTGCTCCAAGTGCGAAAGAATGGGTCAAGAGCCTGCAGAGAGTCATCTTTCGAAGTCACAACGATGGCGACAGCGTCAAGATCTCATTACCGATTAAAAATGTGATCGATATTGAAGATACTCAGATGATTGCATTCGCCGATACTTGCAAGGTTAGAGTCATTGACAATGACGAGACATATGCTATTGACGAGGTAAGTGCCCAAAAGTCTTGGAAAGCTCTCCACTAACAGCCACAgtatttcttctctttcttcagctTTGGGAAGGACGCCATCAATGTGCTTAAGATCCTCATTGAGGCTTCTGCAGAAAGCCGGTCAGCGGAGAAAGCTGTGTCTAGCCGTGAAGAGAACGAGAGCTCTCAATCTCCATCCGGCCGGACATCGATGGCAGCAAGCCGTCATCTTCCCCAAATTGACAGACTACATACAGGAAAACTTCCCGATGCCGTGAAGGCCACACTGGCCCCCATGTCGCCATTATCGCCTCATTCACCAAGCCAACTGAGCCCTCGAGCAAGTATGGACGCTCCACGATCAAGCTTTGACGGCTTCAGGAGATTTGGACGCAAGAGTATGGATGTACCAAGTTCCATCGGAGATTTCAGCCCTCGCAGGAGCTTCAGCGGCACCAGACGATCAACGAGTCGTCATCAACACGGCAGCACGACTCCCAAACAGCAACAGGCTCAGGACTCGGGAGATTCGTTTATTCATTCATCGATCGACAACCCAAGTATCTCCACGCTATCACCGTCTTCGTTTGAGGATCCATCCGCGAGCCAGATTCTTCAAGGAAGCGAGGTCTTTCACAGCCCGACCATGCGACGCTCTGCTTCGGCGTCTAGAAAGCGCGATCAGTCTGGGAAGAAAACACCTCGGAACTCTACTTCCAATCGAGAGCGCCCTCGCCACATTCAACATGCAGCAACGACAGGTGCTATGCAGGAAATGGGTGGTGAAACGAGTGATTCTCAGCGTCCAGTAACACCAACACTCAACAGTATCACTAAGATTGGAGCATATCCCTTACAACGAGCTAACGCCTTTGCGGAGTATCTAAGTCGTACAAGCCAGCGTATGGGTTCTATGTTTGCGACCGAGTCACTGGGTTATGTGGAAAAGGTGCATGGCATGTGGAAAGGAGAACATCGGCATTACGATGAACCtcaagagctcaagaccgatgatgatgccgatgatatCGACTCTGACGCGGAAGACAAGACACAGACCGCCATGGATCGATTCCGAGCGCATTTCACCTTGCCCGAGTCAGAGAAGCTTGTTGCAACGTACTTTGGAGCCATCTTCAAGGTCTTGCCTCTTTATGGAAAGTTCTATATCAGTGATCGATCATTCTGCTTCCGAAGCTTGTACCCCGGCACAAGGACAAAGCTCATCCTACCTTTGAAGGATATCGAGAATGTCCACAAGGAAAAGGGTTTCCGGTTCGGTTACTACGGCCTTACGGTCGTCATTCGCGGTCACGAGGAGCTGTTCTTTGAGTTTAGACGACCAGGGCTCCGAGATGATTGCGCAGTGACGCTGCATCAACTCATGGAGACTAACCGTTTTCTTGAGAAGTCTGGTTTCCTTGACCAAGAGGAgcaagacgatgaagaagctgctgctgcaatTGCGGAGCGCGACGCCCTGAAGGCTGCGCGACAGGACGAGTTTGTCAATCACGAGCTGGAGTTACCACGCGAGACCTCTGGAGTTTCGAACGCTCCAACAATATTGTTTGACAACCCCAATTCGTCTGGTCTTGCGTTCAAGCCGCAAAAGTCGATGAAGATCACATGTCTCACCATCGGATCTCGAGGTGATGTGCAACCATACATTGCCTTGTGCAAGGGTCTTCTTGCAGAAGGCCACAAGCCTCGGATTGCCACACATGCGGAGTTCCAAGGATGGATTGAGTCACACGGCATCGAGTTCGCCCGAGTTGAAGGCGACCCTGGTGAGCTGATGCGTCTTTGTATCGAGAATGGAACATTCACTTGGGCTTTCCTTCGGGAGGCAAACTCGACCTTCCGAGGATGGCTTGACGAACTTCTTGACTCTGCCTACACAGCATGTGAGGGTTCTGAACTTCTGATTGAGTCTCCTTCTGCCATGGCTGGCATTCACATCGCGGAGAAGCTTGGTATTCCCTATTTCCGAGCGTTCACTATGCCTTGGACTAGGACACGAGCATATCCTCACGCTTTTATTATGCCTGAGCACAAGATGGGAGGTGCATATAACTATATGACATATGTCATGTTTGACAACATCTTTTGGAAGGCTACGGCTTTCCAGGTGAATcgatggagaagaaagacGCTTGGCTTGCCCAGCACCAACCTTGAGAAGATGCAGCCTAATAAGGTGCCCTTCCTGTACAACTTCAGTCCTAGCGTGGTTGCACCTCCTCTGGACTTTTCGGATTGGATTAGAGTAACTGGCTACTGGTTCCTCAATGAGGGAGGTGACTGGGAGCCGCCTCAGGAGCTGCAGGACTTTATCGCCAAAGCCAGGGCGGATGGAAAGAAGTTGGTCTACGTCGGTTTTGGCTCTATCATCGTCAAGGACCCTGCCAAGATGACACAAGAGGTCATCGACGCTGTTCTCAAGGCAGATGTTCGGTGCATTCTGTCGAAGGGCTGGTCAGACCGTATCTCACCGAAAGACGACCCGTCCAAGCCTCGCCCCGAAGAGCCAGAGATGCCTCCAGAGATCCATGTGATCAAGTCCGCACCACACGATTGGCTCTTCAGTCAGATTGATGCTGCTGCGCATCACGGTGGTTCTGGAACAACAGGCGCCAGTCTGCGTGCCGGTATTCCTACCATCATCCGTCCATTCTTTGGCGAccagttcttctttgctacGCGAGTTGaggatcttggtgttggagtCTGGGTGAAGAAATGGGGTACCAACAGCTTCGGTCGAGCCCTCTGGGAAGTGACGCGTAACGAGCGCATGATTGTAAAGGCTCGTGTCCTTGGCGAGCAGATCCGCAGTGTAAGTCCCCCTCGACTCTCAGTTCCACAAGTCACTAACATCCACAGGAATCGGGTGTCGATAGCGCCATCCAGTGCATCTACCGCGATCTCGAATACGCCAAGAGTCTCATCAAGCGCAACGCCGGTAAGGCCGCACAACACGACGCAAATGAAGACGACGACACAGAAGAGAGCTGGACATTTGTCGGAAGAGACGAGCCAGATCCCGACGCCGTGACGAAGAAGCTGAGTGAGGGTTTAGTAAACACTGAGAAGCCGCTGTCTTTGGGAAGTCAGGCGCCTTCAACTGCTGCGGCATGATGTACTTGTCGCTACGAACTGTTATGTGTGGGGGTTTTCTTTGGTAATTATATCTGGTTGCGTGCTTGTTCTCCTGCGTTTGGGTGATGGCTTAATTCTGGTCTTTTGGATGACTTGGAGTCTGGATGGATGGCTTGTCGATAGACGTATGATCTAGATGTCATAGACTACGTATGAAGATAACACTACTTCGTCTTGGAAACTGACAAGCGAGGTTTGATGCTCTGACTTCGATGATGAGACTGGCAATTGGTACCTACATAATAACTTATTACAATGCAGTTCGATGCCTTGATAGCGAGCCTCATCACCCACATGGAGCTTTCGCTGAGTTTATCCCACCATTTATCCACTATTTACTCATGCGCTCGTACCTTTTTTTATTGAGTCAAGTACATCATGTGGGTTGTTTGGTCTTGATTGTAAGGAAAGTTAAAAGCTGTGTGACTTTGGCGAATAACTCAGAAGCCACTGTGAACTCTCGGAACTCTTCATTGACAAGTTGTCACGTCACTACAGCTTAATCAGGATCATGAATCTCATAAATCGCCATAATAGATTTATGAATGGTTCACGGTAGAAAGAGATAATGAGAAAGCTACATCACACAACAGCTTATGGAGCATCTTGTGCACGACTGCAAGCATACACTCAATTTTCACTCTTACTCTGATGGACTATTGCCAAAGTTACTTTTCGTGTTCACAAAGTTACTTGTACTGTGAGCAGTGTATAAATCCTCATCTCTCCCAAAGTTCCTCTACTTTTACTCCTACTTCTCGTTCACTTTAACCTCTATTAACCACATCCTCTCAACACGAACTTTCCCGCACATATAAAACAAAATGACTCGCTGGAACTCACTCCCCCAAGAGATTCGCGGCATGATCTTGGGGTACAACGTTATTCACGACCGTATCGCGCCCTATGCTCCTGTCTCGATAGAATGGCGCGACGCCATTGAGAAGACCTTTCGGCACCTTCGTATTCAAGCTTCATCTTCGGACGCTTGTGGTAGGACCCCAACGGTATTTGAGAGTCTTAGACGGCTGTGTGGTCGACACAGACGACTCGTCAaacacatctggctcaaCATTGAGCATACCAAGCATCCTAAATGGTGGGACGGTAGCTATAACCTTAGCTCAGAGGATCGGGCTATCGGCGTTGCTGTGAAACGGTTATTCCAGGCCGTGGAATCCTGGCCGTCACAGAACGACTTGATGCTAGAGATCAATGTGTATGAGCCTATGTACTACTCGGAGGAGTGGCTCAAGGGGCATCACTCTGGGGGTCCAGGGGAACAAGACGAAGATATGTGTCTTTTATCGACTTCTGAACCCAGGGACCTCGCGACCCCTTCCCGCAAGGCACTATAGTGCTTGTTTAATAGGTTGGACTTTGACATGCCATCTACTCCCTCTGTCCAAGCCGTTACCaagtttcttcttcctcgacatTGCAGGCGTCAATTTTCAGCAGAAACTCTGTCTTGCATGTTCAGACGACTTCCCCGGTTGGAAGAGATTGCCCTTGAGACTTGGGATCTCTCGGATATTCATTATGGATTCTCTCATGGTTACAGTAAGTCTTTGACTCCAAGTTACGCTGCAGTTTCAAGTACTGACATGTTCGCAGGATATGCACAACACTTGCTTGCGGCATCTGATTCTTTCAATAACTTCAAATCGATGACCGTTTTTCAAGACCACAACGAGTACTTCAACGCGGTATCTCGCCTCCACAGAGAGGAGCTTCCACGCAGTCATTAAGCAACCGTAGTGACTCCGCCGGTCATACCGTCGAGGCAGCCAGTACTTGCTTGGGAATTCGCGACAGCAAGTCTCTGCCTTGAGCATCTCTCCATTTCTTTTATGATTGACGCCGCCGACTTCTTCGATCAATATCGAGAAAAGTGGCTATGGTGCGAGTTGCGTTCCCTTACACTGACGTCCCAACTTCTCACCTGTAATGGCGACTCTTTCAAGATCAGCGGACTATTAAAAACTGCTGCGCAAATGGCCACGCGCATGCCAAAGTTGGAGAGGCTTACAACATGGAACGGTGGAGTCAACAAAGCATACGCCTTCACATATCACAAGCATCAACACAATGCTTCGGTGACATGGCAGGCAAAGGGGGTACACAGCTACACCCGTCAGTGCACAGCGCTTGGGAAAACGTGCATTCTCGATGCTCTCTCAGTTTCGAAAGTAAGGGCACTTGGCCTATTATTTTGTCTCACGCCGCTGCCATCTCGTGTTTGGGGTTGGGGCATGTGGTGAGCGATGTGTCGTTGAGACAGATACAACTGGAGAATAGTATTACTTATTAGTATGTTGGGGTAATTGGAAGGGTCTGCATTGCGAAGATAGAGGCATTTACAAATATCTCAGCTTATTATATGTCAACAGCACGTGAGGAGGATTGTCATCCTTGTCGTCTCCAAGTGAAGTTACTCGCATACAAGAAGCAAGCTTAATTCCCCACGGGAAAGCCACCGAGGTGTTTGTTTCATCCCACTTGACTCGCTCGCTAAGAAGAAAAGTATGAGATCTTCCCTGGTTGCACTCAGGCTAATGCGACAGTACCACTCATCACTGCATCTCGGGTCGATGGCAACCGAGAGAAAGTCAGGTGAGGTCGAGGCAGCCAAATAATACATCCACTATACCGTCAAGCAAAGGATTATGGGGATAACTCGGGAACTGTCTGCATAAAGCGGCTAAATGGAAGTTGAGAATGGCGATTCGAGTATATAAGTCAATTGACAGACTTGGTAACGATGTGCATCGTCTGCTGCATCATCTTTGTGCTCTgatcaccttcttctctagTAAATCTCTTCCTTCAATAATTCAATGTCTTATGCCCAAATCATTGAAACAGCCCTTCTTCGGTCTCAGAGGAGGATGGCTTACATTCTGGATAATAGTTCGTCACGCAACGCAACCCTTCACTTACACCTTCTCACCATCCCAGGTTGCATGCGCAACTGACATG
Coding sequences within it:
- a CDS encoding sterol 3beta-glucosyltransferase; translated protein: MASQADDAPAQASIGAGDIKEHVHEELHRRKRQNSTATVFPEPLRESDAEDEEEDDTTQGPPMFMNMNQSIFGLIATASSRVDFNDRFDGMSSDEEGEGSSSQHSRDHIAQTSILQPGGNGKDKGHRRKRLSEHKLLRSLPALPKLRSRHKSQPSRLSAPVETADESDVEDNGTLSPAPALTLTRQDTQGVMSRMLEAKADLSSRPSFDLDRLSSDVSRSSDGEVVSALAKKLKEIFEFDTYEQVIEEYPCWLLQSVLLQGYMYITSKHICFYAYLPKKANEAVKSGYLSKSGKRNPSYTRFWFRLKGDVLAYYKTATDVYFPHGQIDLRYGISANIVDKDKEGLHFTVETHHRTYKFKADSAPSAKEWVKSLQRVIFRSHNDGDSVKISLPIKNVIDIEDTQMIAFADTCKVRVIDNDETYAIDEYFFSFFSFGKDAINVLKILIEASAESRSAEKAVSSREENESSQSPSGRTSMAASRHLPQIDRLHTGKLPDAVKATLAPMSPLSPHSPSQLSPRASMDAPRSSFDGFRRFGRKSMDVPSSIGDFSPRRSFSGTRRSTSRHQHGSTTPKQQQAQDSGDSFIHSSIDNPSISTLSPSSFEDPSASQILQGSEVFHSPTMRRSASASRKRDQSGKKTPRNSTSNRERPRHIQHAATTGAMQEMGGETSDSQRPVTPTLNSITKIGAYPLQRANAFAEYLSRTSQRMGSMFATESLGYVEKVHGMWKGEHRHYDEPQELKTDDDADDIDSDAEDKTQTAMDRFRAHFTLPESEKLVATYFGAIFKVLPLYGKFYISDRSFCFRSLYPGTRTKLILPLKDIENVHKEKGFRFGYYGLTVVIRGHEELFFEFRRPGLRDDCAVTLHQLMETNRFLEKSGFLDQEEQDDEEAAAAIAERDALKAARQDEFVNHELELPRETSGVSNAPTILFDNPNSSGLAFKPQKSMKITCLTIGSRGDVQPYIALCKGLLAEGHKPRIATHAEFQGWIESHGIEFARVEGDPGELMRLCIENGTFTWAFLREANSTFRGWLDELLDSAYTACEGSELLIESPSAMAGIHIAEKLGIPYFRAFTMPWTRTRAYPHAFIMPEHKMGGAYNYMTYVMFDNIFWKATAFQVNRWRRKTLGLPSTNLEKMQPNKVPFLYNFSPSVVAPPLDFSDWIRVTGYWFLNEGGDWEPPQELQDFIAKARADGKKLVYVGFGSIIVKDPAKMTQEVIDAVLKADVRCILSKGWSDRISPKDDPSKPRPEEPEMPPEIHVIKSAPHDWLFSQIDAAAHHGGSGTTGASLRAGIPTIIRPFFGDQFFFATRVEDLGVGVWVKKWGTNSFGRALWEVTRNERMIVKARVLGEQIRSESGVDSAIQCIYRDLEYAKSLIKRNAGKAAQHDANEDDDTEESWTFVGRDEPDPDAVTKKLSEGLVNTEKPLSLGSQAPSTAAA
- a CDS encoding sterol 3beta-glucosyltransferase; this translates as MIAFADTCKVRVIDNDETYAIDEYFFSFFSFGKDAINVLKILIEASAESRSAEKAVSSREENESSQSPSGRTSMAASRHLPQIDRLHTGKLPDAVKATLAPMSPLSPHSPSQLSPRASMDAPRSSFDGFRRFGRKSMDVPSSIGDFSPRRSFSGTRRSTSRHQHGSTTPKQQQAQDSGDSFIHSSIDNPSISTLSPSSFEDPSASQILQGSEVFHSPTMRRSASASRKRDQSGKKTPRNSTSNRERPRHIQHAATTGAMQEMGGETSDSQRPVTPTLNSITKIGAYPLQRANAFAEYLSRTSQRMGSMFATESLGYVEKVHGMWKGEHRHYDEPQELKTDDDADDIDSDAEDKTQTAMDRFRAHFTLPESEKLVATYFGAIFKVLPLYGKFYISDRSFCFRSLYPGTRTKLILPLKDIENVHKEKGFRFGYYGLTVVIRGHEELFFEFRRPGLRDDCAVTLHQLMETNRFLEKSGFLDQEEQDDEEAAAAIAERDALKAARQDEFVNHELELPRETSGVSNAPTILFDNPNSSGLAFKPQKSMKITCLTIGSRGDVQPYIALCKGLLAEGHKPRIATHAEFQGWIESHGIEFARVEGDPGELMRLCIENGTFTWAFLREANSTFRGWLDELLDSAYTACEGSELLIESPSAMAGIHIAEKLGIPYFRAFTMPWTRTRAYPHAFIMPEHKMGGAYNYMTYVMFDNIFWKATAFQVNRWRRKTLGLPSTNLEKMQPNKVPFLYNFSPSVVAPPLDFSDWIRVTGYWFLNEGGDWEPPQELQDFIAKARADGKKLVYVGFGSIIVKDPAKMTQEVIDAVLKADVRCILSKGWSDRISPKDDPSKPRPEEPEMPPEIHVIKSAPHDWLFSQIDAAAHHGGSGTTGASLRAGIPTIIRPFFGDQFFFATRVEDLGVGVWVKKWGTNSFGRALWEVTRNERMIVKARVLGEQIRSESGVDSAIQCIYRDLEYAKSLIKRNAGKAAQHDANEDDDTEESWTFVGRDEPDPDAVTKKLSEGLVNTEKPLSLGSQAPSTAAA